In the genome of Triticum urartu cultivar G1812 chromosome 5, Tu2.1, whole genome shotgun sequence, one region contains:
- the LOC125508285 gene encoding probable stress-associated endoplasmic reticulum protein, translating into MTTSRRLADRKSAKFQKNVTKRGSVPETTVKKGNDYPVGPIVLGFFIFVVIGSSLFQIIRTATSGGMA; encoded by the exons ATG ACTACTTCAAGGCGTCTTGCTGACAGGAAGAGTGCGAAGTTTCAGAAGAACGTCACAAAGAGGGGCTCAGTGCCTGAAACTACTGTGAAGAAGGGGAATGACTATCCTGTTGGACCTATCGTGCTTGGATTCTTCATCTTTGTGGTCATAGGATCAT CCTTGTTTCAGATTATCAGGACGGCTACTAGTGGTGGGATGGCTTAA